Genomic window (Prochlorococcus marinus str. GP2):
ATCTAATTCAGCAAGAATTGGAGTAATAATTGGCTCTGGTGTTGGAGGCTTACTAACTATGGAAAGTCAAGCTCAAATTCTCAGTCATAAAGGACCTAAAAGAGTAAGTCCATTTACAGTCCCAATGATGATTCCAAACATGGCGACTGGATTAGCTGCAATTGCTTTGGGTGCAAAAGGACCAAGTTCCTCTATTTCAACCGCCTGCGCAGCCGGTTCAAATGCTATTGGTGATTCTTTTAGATTACTTCAACTTGGAAAGGCAGATGCAATGATCTGTGGAGGAGCAGAAGCAAGTATTACGCCTTTAGGTGTAGCTGGATTTGCTAGTGCCAAAGCTCTTTCTTTCAGAAATGACAGTCCACAAACTGCTAGTAGACCTTTTGATGCAGAAAGAGATGGATTTGTTATTGGAGAAGGATCTGGAATTCTTGTTTTAGAAACTTTAGAAAATGCTCAAAAAAGGAATGCAAGAATTTATGCAGAAATAATTGGATATGGAACAACATGTGATGCTCATCACATTACTGCTCCATCTCCAGGTGGGGTTGGCGGCGCTGAAGCCATCAAATTAGCAATTGAAGACGCTTCTCTTAGCCTTGAAAAAGTTGATTATATAAATGCTCACGGAACGAGTACATCAGCTAATGACAAAAATGAAACTTCTGCAATTAAATCTATATTTAAAGACAGATCTTACCTCATTCCTGTAAGCTCTACTAAGTCGATGACTGGTCATCTTCTAGGAGGTTCAGGAGGTATTGAAGCTGTAGCTTGTATACTTTCTTTGACACATAATTTTATCCCTCCTACAATTAACTACGTCAATCCAGATCCTGAATGTGATCTTGATTATGTACCTAATAATGCAAGAGAAGCTCAAGTAGGAGTTGCTCTTTCAAATTCTTTCGGCTTTGGTGGTCACAATGTTTGCCTTGCTTTCAGCAAAATGAATTGAAGACAACCAACTCTGTATTTCCAACTTAACTTATTTTAAAACAATGGTCGCTGCATCTGTTTCATTAGAATCACTTTGTGTAAATAGTATAAGAATGCTTGCTGTAGATGCAGTAAATAAATCTAATAGTGGACATCCTGGGTTGCCAATGGGGTGTGCTCCAATGGGTTATGCATTATGGCAAAACATTCTTAATCACAACCCAAATAACCCAAAATGGTTCAATAGAGACCGTTTTGTATTATCAGCTGGTCATGGCTGTATGCTTTTATATTCTTTGCTGCATTTAACAGGATATAAATCTGTTTCAATAGATGACATTAAAGAATTTAGACAATGGGGTTCAAAAACTCCTGGACATCCAGAAACATTCGAAACTGAAGGTGTTGAGGTTACAGCTGGTCCTCTTGGAGCTGGAATTTCAAATGCAGTTGGTTTAGCAATAGCTGAAACTCACTTAGCAGCTAAATTTAATAAGCCTGATTGCAATATCGTTGATCACTATACATACGTAATAATGGGTGACGGCTGTAATCAAGAAGGTATTGCATCAGAGGCCTGCTCATTAGCTGGTCACCTTAAGCTTGGGAAATTAATTGCACTCTATGACGATAATCAAATTACAATTGATGGGCGAACCGACGTTTCTTTCACCGAAGATGTTCTAAAAAGATACGAAGCTTATGGATGGCATGTACAACATGTTGAAGATGGGAATCATGATGTTAAAGGAATAACTGAAGCTATCGAAAAAGCAAAATTAATTACAGACAAACCTTCAATTATTAAAATTTCTACAACCATAGGTTATGGTTCTCCTAATAAATCAGATACTGCTGGAATTCATGGAGCAGCTGTTGGAGAAGAAGAAGCTGCATTAACTAGAGAGTTTCTTAATTGGGAATATCCTCCATTTGAAATACCAGATGAAGTATATGCGCATTTTAGAAAATCAATAAACAAAGGCGAAAACTTAGAGAAAGAATGGGATTCTAAATTTGAAGAATATCAAAAAAAATATCCTTCTGAAGGAGCTGAGTTACACAGAATGTTAAAAGGCCAATTACCTGAAAATTGGGACTCAGATCTCCCTTCTTATACGCCTGATGATAAAGGATTAGCCACTAGAAAGCATTCACAAATATGTTTAGGTGCATTGGGTCCTAACCTTCCTGAACTAATTGGTGGATCCGCAGATTTAACTCACTCTAACTACACAGACATCAAAGGAGAAACCGGGTCATTTCAGCCTCATAGTCCTGAAAAAAGATATTTACACTTTGGTGTAAGAGAGCATGCAATGGCAGCTGTACTTAATGGAATTGCCTATCACAATAGTGGTCTTATTCCTTATGGTGGAACCTTCCTTGTTTTCGCCGATTATATGAGAGGTTCAATGAGGCTTTCAGCACTCAGCGAACTAGGAGTTATCTATGTATTAACACATGATTCAATTGGTGTAGGAGAAGACGGCCCAACACATCAACCTATTGAGACTATCCCTTCACTTCGTGCCATGCCTAACATGCTAGTTTTCAGACCAGGAGATGGAAATGAAACAAGTGGAGCTTATAAACTCGCTATTCAAAATAGAAAAAGACCTTCTGCCCTTTGTTTAAGTAGACAAGGTATGCCAAATCAAGAAAATACCTCGATCGAAAAAGTTTCCCTAGGAGGATATATAGTTTCGGATTGTGAAGGTACGCCAGATCTAATATTTATTGGTACTGGAAGCGAACTAAATCTTTGTATTGAAGCGAGTAAGGAAATTTCCAGCTTAGGTAAAAAAATTAGAGTTGTTTCTATGCCTTGTTTAGAACTTTTCGAAGAGCAAGAAGAATCTTACAAAGAAAGTGTTTTACCTAGTAGTGTGAAAAAGAGAGTTGTAGTAGAAGCTGCCCATTCATTTGGTTGGCATAAATATACAGGTTTTGATGGTATTTGTATCACTATGGATAGGTTTGGTGCATCAGCGCCAGGTGGAGAATGTATGAAAAATTTTGGATTTACAGTCGAAAACGTAGTTAATAAAACGAAGGAAATTCTATAACTTGTAATTGATAATTAGACTGAAGTATTACATTCTTCAAGTTTATCTTTTAGCTGATCAAGAGATTCATCTGAAATCTTTGAGTTCATTGGACAATGTTTTGGGCCACACATTGAACAAAACTCAGCCTTTTTAAAGATCTCTTCAGGGAGTGTCTCATCATGATACTGCTTTGCCCTTTCTGGATCTAATGAAAGTTCGAATTGTTTATTCCAATCGAAGTTATACCTTGCATGACTAAGTTCATCATCTCGATCCCTAGCGCCAGCTCTATGTCTTGCTATATCAGCAGCGTGAGCAGCTATTTTATAAGCAATTAATCCTTCTCGTACATCTTCTGCATTTGGAAGTCCTAGATGTTCTTTTGGGGTTACATAACATAGCATAGAAGTTCCATACCACCCTGCCATCGCGGCCCCAATGGCACTTGATATATGGTCATAACCAGGAGAAATATCTGTTACTAATGGACCAAGTACATAGAAAGGGGCTTCTGAACATTCTTCCATTTGCTTTCTTACATTAAACTCAATTTGATCCATAGGTACATGACCAGGACCTTCAACCATTACTTGAACATTATGTTCCCATGCTCTTCTAGTAAGCTCGCCTAAGGTCTTCAATTCAGCTAGCTGAGCATCATCAGAAGCATCATGCAAACATCCAGGTCTCAGTGAATCTCCTAGAGAAAAAGTACAATCATATTTCTTGAAAATCTCACAGATATCATCAAACCGCGTATAGAGAGGATTTTGTTTAAAATGATGTAACATCCATTGGGCTAAAATACCTCCCCCTCTACTTACAATTCCTGTAATTCTTCCTTTAACTTTTGGCAAATGCTCTATTAATAGACCAGCATGAATAGTTTGATAATCTACACCCTGCTGACAATGTTTTTCAATAATATGGAGAAAATCGTCTTCTGTTAGTCTATCTATTGAACCATGAACACTTTCTAAAGCTTGATAAACAGGAACAGTTCCTATTGGAATAGGAGATTCTTGAATAATTGCTTGTCGGACTTCATCTAAATTTACTCCTCCCGTAGATAGATCCATAACCGTATCAGCACCATATTTAACAGCAAGTTTCAGCTTTTCTACTTCTTCATTGATATCACTTGCATTAGGGGAAGCACCAATATTGGCATTAACTTTGCATCTAGAAGCAATACCTATAGACATTGGCTCAAGATTCAAATGATTAATATTAGCTGGAATAATTAATCTTCCCCTTGCCACTTCCTCCATTATTAAAGAAGAAGGTAAATTCTCTTTTTTAGCAACAAAATCCATTTCTTCAGTGATATATCCATTTCTCGCAAAGTTCATCTGAGTTACATTGTCTTTGCCAAGGCGAGGCTTAATCCAAGAACTTCTCATAATTTCTTAATTTTTAAAAGTGTTATTACTAAAGTTTGATCAAATCTCCACTTCCCTGCATCGAAATTAATGATTCAGGTTCAAAGGGTATGATCTCAGCTAAGTTAAATTTCTTAGCACCCCTAGTATGTATCTTATTAATAGCTCTTTTCTAAAAATAAGTCATCTCATATTACGTGAAAATCAATAAAATGATTTTATTTAATTTTTTTATAAGATTTTATCTTTTTTAGAATATTTTTTCTATCTAATTGTCTTTTTATATCCCTTTCCAAAATAATTAGAATCCCCATTAAGCCAATAGGTAAATAAAAAATCTTTCTTGGACTATCCCTAAATATCAATCCATTAATAGATATAAGGATCATTAAAGGAGCCACAAAAGACAAAACAAATCTTTTATTAATTTTCATCCATCAATTTTATTAGTTATTTCACTATTTAACTTTACTATGGATTCTGTTATCACTTTAATTCCAACAGCAATAGCTCTTTCATCCGGATCAAATTTAGAACTATGAAGAGGAGCACATCCATTGGAATTAGAAACCCCAAGCCTAAACATAGCTCCAGGAATTTCATTTAAGAATTCAGCGAAATCCTCAGCTCCCAATGATGGTTTTTGTAATTCGATAACATTTTCTTGACCCAAAACCTTAATTCCCGATTCTCTGAGGACTCTATTAATTTCAGAACTATTATTAACTGAAGGGGTAATTTCTCTAAATATTACTTTTGCGTCAGCTCCACAACTATTAGCTATAGAAGTGATATTTTCATTGAGCCAATTACCAATATTCGTAAATACTTTACGATTAGTGCATCTAACAGTACCAATTAAATTAACCTTTTCTGCGAGAACATTGAATGCATTGCCACCATTTATTTTCCCAAAAGTTATTACTACTGGATCTAGAGGGTCTAACTTCCGTGTTATTGATTCTTGAATTCCCGAGATAACTTTTGAAGCCGCCCAAATAGCATCAACTCCTTCATGAGGTCGAGCACCATGGCCTGATTTTCCTTTAATCTCAACATTAAGTTCTCCAGCAGCTGCAGTTAAACTTCCCTCTTTAATGCCAATAGTCCCTACAGATAAATCGGGGTAGACATGAACTCCAAAAATGTGGGTTAAACCATTAGTTGCACCATCCTTAATCATCCATCTAGCTCCACTCGCAATTTCTTCAGCAGGCTGAAAAATTATCCGAGTCCCAAAATTTAGTTTTAAATCCTTAATAATTTTTGCCACACCCAATCCAATCGAGATATGCAAATCGTGACCACAGGCATGCATAACACCATCTACTTTTGAAGAAAAACTTAATTTAGTTTCCTCAAATATTGGCAAAGCATCCATATCCACTCTTAAACCTATAATACCTTTATATTGGGGGCCAAAATCAGCTATAACTCCAGTCCTACCTATAGATTCTCTAACGTTCCAACCAATATCTTTTAAAAAACCACTGATCAAGATCGCTGTTTGATTTTCAAGTCCACTTAATTCCGGATGTTCATGGATATGTCTTCTTAAGTTAATTAGTTCATCATTAAACGAATCAATTTTTTTATGTAACTGATCTCTATTCATTACTTATTTTAAATCAATAAAATTCATTAAATCTTTAATTGGTTGTGGAGGCCATCTTCTTATTTTTTCTAACCATTCTTCATCACTATATCTAGGATCTAATTCAGTTACAGCTATCCAATTACTCTCTGCTTTACCAGCTTCACCGTTAGACCAATTCAAAGCTGTTAAAGCTGCCCTAGCATCTGCAAAATTTGGATAACGTCTAATTAACTTTATTAATTCTTTTTCAGCTTCATCAATATTTCCCAACTGGAAATCTGCTAACGCCAAACTTGACCTAGCCATGGCAAATCCTGGATTATATAAAGCAGCTTTTGAGAATAAATCTCTTGCTTCATCCCAATGGGACGTAGATCCTTCGACGTTAGCTAAATTATATAATGCAGAGAAATTGTTACTTTCTAGGGAAATAACGAACATATAATCCTTTTTCGCTTGCGACCATAAACCCAATGCTTCCTCAGCTATCCCCCTGTTAATGTAAGGATCTATTTCACTAGGATTCAAACTTATTGCCTTATTTTGGTCATCTATTGATCCCTTAACATCTCCTACAACAAGTCTTACATTTCCTCTATTGCTAAAACCTGCAGCATCATCAGGATAAGAATCGAGATATTGATTCCATTCTTGTAAAGCGAGGTTAAATTTTCCGCCTGAACTAAGATCTAACGCATTTTTAAACAAATCCTCTCTCAAAGATAATGAATAGCATGGTGCAATATAAAAAATATTGAAAAAAATAAAAATTAATAAAAAACAAACCTTAACTTTTTTAAAAGTTATCATCTTTTGAATCAATGTACTTTTTTCCTAAAGCAGTAAGCAATCTTCCTCGAGGAGTTCTCGTCAGAAAACCAATTTTAATGAGATATGGCTCAACTACAAATTCTAACATTGAAGAATCATCGCCCAACCCAGATGCAATTGAATCAAGGCCAATTGGAATATTATTGTTTTGGTTAAGAAAAGATAAATAGTGTCTATCTAAAGAATCCAATCCTTTTTCGTCTATTTGGTAAGAATTTAAAGCTTTTTTTATTAAATCCACTGAGATAGTATTAGTTTTCATAACAACTTGAGCATAATCTCTAACTCTTCTTAATAATCTTAAAGCAATTCTTGGAGTCCCTCGAGATATCTTTGCTAAATCATAAGATGCTTCATCTTCTAAATTGAGGTTTATTAATCGGGAGAAATTAACAATAATTTGTTTTAATTCATCACATGTATAAAATTCAACTTTCTGAGATATCCCAAATCTATCTCTTAGAGGTGCACTTATTGAAGCTAATTTAGTTGTCGCGCCAATCAGGGTAAACCTAGGAAGATTAATTGTTCTACAACGGGCTCCTCTGTTAGCTCCTACAGTTAAGTCAATTCTAAAATCCTCCATTGCAGAATATAACAACTCTTCAGTTAACCTATTTAAGCGATGTATCTCATCGATAAATAAAACTTCACCTTCTTTTAATCCAAGAAGTAAACCTACAATATCTCTTGGTCTTTCAATGGCTGGTGCAGTCGCAATCTTACATTTTGTATTCAATTCGTGGGCTATCAAAAAAGCAAGAGTAGTCTTCCCTAAACCAGGCTGTCCATAAAAAAGAGTATGCTCCAAAGGTTCTTTTCTAATAATTGAAGCATCTATAGCTATTCTTAAAGAAGATTTAAGTTGTTCTTGGCCAATAAATTCTTTTAAATTAAGAGGCCGGGCTAAGTTCAAATTATTATTTCTCTTTTCTTCTGGAATGTTTTTTGAATCAACTAGCCTAAATTCTTTTTTACGAAAAGAAAAGTCATTATCACCTACATTGGAAGAAATTATTGCCATAATAAAAGGTTAATTGCAATTGTTCTGAGTAGAAAGATTTTTTACAACTAAAATGGCAAAAAATTCAAACAAAGTTAAAAAAAATGCTAATAAAGCAAATAATTTTAAACTTCTAGCTGATAATAGATATGCAAAATTTCAATATGCAATATCTGAAACAATCGAAGCTGGAATTGAGCTTTTAGGGACTGAAGTAAAGTCCATTAGAAACGGAAAAGCAAATTTAAGAGACGGATATTGTTCATTCAGAGATGGTGAGATCTTGTTATTAAATGTTCACATTTCACCACATAAAAATGTGGGGTCTTTCTTTAATCATGATCCACTAAGAAATAGAAAGTTGCTACTACATAAAAAAGAAATAATAAAAATGAAATCTAATACTGAAAAAAAAGGAATGACTATTGTTCCATTATCTCTTTATTTAAAAGGCTCATGGATAAAACTAACTATTGGAGTTGGTAAAGGGAAAAAATTACATGACAAACGACAAGATGAAAAACAAAAAAGCATAAAAAAAGAAATCAACTCTGCACTAAAAAGATAAAAGATTAGGCGGAATTATTTAAAATATCAATCTAAACTTACTGAACTTGGAGGAGGGGAAGGATCTGGATCTGCAATTAGCATATGCTGCAACACAGTTTCTGGCCTCTCACTATCTCTCCAGCGAATTTTATATGCAGGCATTTTTGTACCTCTACTTGTAGTTTGCTCTACTGGTTCAATAACCCATCCTCTTCTTGATCGGCCTTGAGGATTTCTTTTTACTACTGCATCCGCGTGTTTGAAACGGAAACCAACACGTTCACCACTCATTTAAAAAATTTCGTATTGGATTAATTTAATTATTTTACTTCATTCGAGGGTGATTTTTCACTTTTTTTGGAAGTTATTTCTGGTTTTAACAATGGGAAAGGGATTACATCTCTAATCGATGCGCTATTAGTAATTAACATAATTAGCCTATCAATGCCTATACCTAATCCTCCTGTAGGAGGCATGCCAATCTCTAAAGCATTCAAAAAATCTTCATCTATGCAGTGAGCCTCAAGATCTCCTTCATCTCTAAGGGATTGCTGTAATTGCATTCTTTCTCTTTGATCTACTGGATCTATCAACTCACTAAACGCATTTGCCAGTTCTCGACCAACAATGAATAATTCAAATCTCTGAACTATTTCTTTATTATCATGATGAGGCCTAGCTAAAGGCGAAATTTCAACAGGATAATCAATAACAAAAGTGGGTTCTATAAGTTTTGATTCTACTTTTTGTTCGAAGACCTCATTTAAAAGTCTTCCCATAGTATTTACTTTATTAGAACAATCAACATTGATATTTTTAACGGCTTGTTTTGCTGCTAGAAAGTCTCCACTGAAAGAATCAAAATCAATCCCTGTATACTTTTTGACAATAGCTTTCATGGAAATTCTTGTCCAAGGCTTAGAAAAATCAATTTCTTTATTTTGATAATTTATGATTAAAGACCCACATGCATCAGCTAAGATATCTTTAATCAATTCTTCAGTTAAATTCATCATATCTATATAATCAGAATAAGCTTCATAAATTTCAACTGAGGTGAATTCTGGATTATGTCTTGTACTTATCCCCTCATTACGAAAGATTCTTCCCAATTCATATACTTTCTCAAAACCTCCAACAACCATTCTCTTTAAATGTAATTCTGTAGCTATTCTTAAATACAACGGAATATCTAATGTATTGTGATGAGTTATAAATGGTCTTGCATCAGCACCACCAGCTTCAGATTGCAGAATTGGAGTCTCTATCTCTAAAAAATTTCTATTATCTAGCCATTTTCTTATAAAACTTATACATTTCGCTCTGGTTTTAAATACATTTTTAGAGTGAGGATTTACTATTAAATCTAAATAACGTTGTCTATATCTTTTTTCAATATCAGTCAATCCATGCCATTTATCTGGGAGAGGTTGTAATGATTTGGATAACATTTCCCATTTTTCTACTTTAATTGAAAGCTCACCTTTATTAGTTTTTTTAATAGTTCCATAGACGCCTATCCAATCACCAATATCTACTATTTCCTTAAGATCTTCAAAAGAAAGTAATTTTTTGTGTTCTAAATCTAAGTTAATAATCCTTTGATCTAAATAAAGTTGAATCTGACCTTCTTGATCACTTATTGTGAAAAAGGCAATTTTACCCATCACTCTTTTTGACATTACTCTACCGGCAATAGAGATGCTGTAATCTTCTTCTTGACCATTTTCTAAATAATCAAATTTTTGAGAAAGAAATTTTGTAGTATGAGAAATTTTAAAACTTTCTGCATAAGAAGAAAATCCTTTTCTAACTAGTGAATCAGCTTTCTGTAAACGAGCTTCTCTTATTTCAGACAAAATTTACTGGAATATATTTGTTTTATTTCATTAAAGTATCAGACTAAGGCTTAACTTGCCAAAGATGTTGCTGTTTCGCCAACTCTCTGGGATGCATAACCAATTCCCCGAACAGTTAATATTAGTTCCGGATTTCTTGGGTCTGGTTCTAATTTTCCTCTTAATCTAGCGACATAAACATCTACAACTCTTAAATCTGCCGCCCTACGAGGAGGATAACCCCAAAGTTGTTCTAAAATTTCAGCTCGTGGAACAACTTTACCAGGCTCGTCAAATAATAATTCTAGAAGACTAAATTCAGTATAAGTTAAACTAATTCTTTCCCCAGCTCTTGAAACTTGTCTGCGATTAGTATCCACAACTAAACTACCAAATTTCATAACTCCTTTACCAGATGGAACTTCCTTAGTTTCAGTAACTGACACTGCAGGGCCCATTCTTCTCAAAATAGTAGCTATTCTCGCTTCTAACTCTTTTGGGCTGAATGGTTTAGATAAGTAATCATCAGCTCCTAAATCTAAACCTGCCACTCTCTCTGAAATCGCCTCAAGAGCAGTCAAAAATATTATTGGGACTACTGATTCGGCTCTAATTCTTCGGCATACTGCGAATCCGTCCATTTTTGGAAGCATAACATCAAGAACTATCAAGTCTGGGGAATCTCTGTGAAAAGATTCGAGAGCCTCTTCTCCATTAGTGGCTGAATAAACTTGATATCCTGCCAGTTGAAGTCTTGTGACTAATACCTTCAAAACTGCTGGTTCATCATCAACAACTAAAATTCTTGCTTTTGACATAGTTAAAAAAGATTTCCAGATATTTCAAAGCAAAGAATCATTGCATTGAACATATATTCTAACAATTAAAAATATAACATTACGAACCCTCAAAGAGATATTCTATGAGATATACAAAAATTTTAAATAAATTTAAGGATATTAATTTCTTGGATAGTTTTTACTTCTATAAGAAATTTATTAAGATACTTTTCTCCTTGAAGATTTAATGATTCTCATAAATTGGGAGCAAAGAAAAGGAGCAAAAAAACCTGTGAGAAAAACTTCAGCTACAATATTTTGAACACTAGGGATATAGAGTAAAAAAGTACTGCCTGAAAAATTTTTAAACATAATCTGCAAAAAATATAGGGTTCCGCATAAAAAGCTTCCAAAAGAGCAAATTAAACCATACCTGAAATGTCCCACCAAAATATCACTATGCAATTTAATTCTTCCAAACAAAAACCCACATAAAATTAAACCTGGAATTTGAGTAAAATTATTTTCTAGAGTTAAAGAATCTAAAATTAAACCTAGAAACAAACCAAACATTAGTCCATTAATTGATCCATTCATCATTGACCACGGCAACAACCAAAATAAAGGCCAGTATGGCTGAAAACCTTGAAAGCCAAGCCAATTAGGGTGCCATAAAAAAATAATTGGAATAAAAATAAACAGAACTATAGGAAATTTCTTTTCGAAAAATTTATTCATTAAATTTTTAATTTAAGAATTTGCACCCAATCAATAACATTAGGTTTTGCTAAAAGTGCTATTTTTATTCTTTTTTTTGCTTTAAATTGCTCATCTATCGATTGAACTATACCGATAGGAATATTTGGAGGTAGTAGCGTACTAGCAGGGGATGATGATATGAAATCTCCAACTTTTATATCAGTATCTTTTGAATATAATATTAAGCTAGGATAATCATCTCCTACCCCAACAAGTAATCCATTAATTTGAATTCTATCAATCCATACGGCTACCTTACTTTCTGGTGAGGTTAATAATGTCACGGAAGATGTAAATAAAGAAGTATTTTTTACTCTTCCTAATAATCCACCCGGGCCGATAACTGTGTTACCAATTTCGACTCCGTCTCTTGAACCCTTATTCAATATGATTTGTCTCCACCAACTTCCAGTTTTTCTTGAGATAACTGCAGCTGAAATAGCATCATCAATAGAAGAATCCTGAAGAGATAAAATTTCCCTTAATCTTGTATTATCTTTTTTTATAAGATTTATTTTTATTAAAGATTCTTGGTTTATACTGTCAAGAATAATTTCTTGCTGAAATTGACCAGGCCAAAAAGGCTTTGAAATAAAATAATAAAGATCTTTATAGATGGATCCTTTGGATATTCTTACAAAAATTAAAAATAAAAAAATGCCAAAAAATATCCAATTTTTCTTCTTATGCCACCAACGACTAGAAGAAATTCTTCGGATATCTAACATAGCATTAATCTCTTATCGCATTCCTTATAAAATCTGGAGTATCAACAACTCTTTTAAGTTTTTTAAAATCATCCAAAACCTCCCCACAACCATTTACTACACACAACAGTGGATTTTCGGCTATGTGAGTAAAAATTCCTGTTTCATCGCTTAATAAATCATTAATACCTCTTACTAAAGCTCCTCCCCCTGCAAGCATAATACCCCTATCTACAATATCTGCAGCCAGTTCGGGGGGAGTTCTCTCTAAAGTTCTTTTTACAGCTTCAACAATTTTGCCAAGTGTTTCAGCCATTGCTTCTCTTATTTCTCCTGATGTCAAAGTTACTGATCTAGGCAGTCCAGATAAAAGATGTAAACCTCTTACTTCATAGGTAGTTTTATCAAAATCATCATCAGGAAAAGCAGATCCAATTTTAATCTTAATGTCTTCTGCGGTTCTTTCTCCAACAACTAAATTATGAACTTTTTTAAGATACAGGGCAATTGATTCATTTATTTCATCGCCAGCTATTCGAACAGATTCACTTAATACTGTTCCACCCAAACTTAATACTGCAACCTCAGTAGTGCCACCACCAATATCAACAATCATAGTTCCAATTGGTTCAGTTACTGGTAATGATGCTCCTATTGCTGCTGCGACAGGTT
Coding sequences:
- the tkt gene encoding transketolase encodes the protein MVAASVSLESLCVNSIRMLAVDAVNKSNSGHPGLPMGCAPMGYALWQNILNHNPNNPKWFNRDRFVLSAGHGCMLLYSLLHLTGYKSVSIDDIKEFRQWGSKTPGHPETFETEGVEVTAGPLGAGISNAVGLAIAETHLAAKFNKPDCNIVDHYTYVIMGDGCNQEGIASEACSLAGHLKLGKLIALYDDNQITIDGRTDVSFTEDVLKRYEAYGWHVQHVEDGNHDVKGITEAIEKAKLITDKPSIIKISTTIGYGSPNKSDTAGIHGAAVGEEEAALTREFLNWEYPPFEIPDEVYAHFRKSINKGENLEKEWDSKFEEYQKKYPSEGAELHRMLKGQLPENWDSDLPSYTPDDKGLATRKHSQICLGALGPNLPELIGGSADLTHSNYTDIKGETGSFQPHSPEKRYLHFGVREHAMAAVLNGIAYHNSGLIPYGGTFLVFADYMRGSMRLSALSELGVIYVLTHDSIGVGEDGPTHQPIETIPSLRAMPNMLVFRPGDGNETSGAYKLAIQNRKRPSALCLSRQGMPNQENTSIEKVSLGGYIVSDCEGTPDLIFIGTGSELNLCIEASKEISSLGKKIRVVSMPCLELFEEQEESYKESVLPSSVKKRVVVEAAHSFGWHKYTGFDGICITMDRFGASAPGGECMKNFGFTVENVVNKTKEIL
- the fabF gene encoding beta-ketoacyl-ACP synthase II; the encoded protein is MPNFHRVVITGIGAVTPIGNNIDEYLVSLQKGINGVSDITLFNPEQHPCKFAAEVKNLQSENFIETKESKRWDRFSQFGVIAAKQAFSDSGLEITESNSARIGVIIGSGVGGLLTMESQAQILSHKGPKRVSPFTVPMMIPNMATGLAAIALGAKGPSSSISTACAAGSNAIGDSFRLLQLGKADAMICGGAEASITPLGVAGFASAKALSFRNDSPQTASRPFDAERDGFVIGEGSGILVLETLENAQKRNARIYAEIIGYGTTCDAHHITAPSPGGVGGAEAIKLAIEDASLSLEKVDYINAHGTSTSANDKNETSAIKSIFKDRSYLIPVSSTKSMTGHLLGGSGGIEAVACILSLTHNFIPPTINYVNPDPECDLDYVPNNAREAQVGVALSNSFGFGGHNVCLAFSKMN
- a CDS encoding tetratricopeptide repeat protein is translated as MITFKKVKVCFLLIFIFFNIFYIAPCYSLSLREDLFKNALDLSSGGKFNLALQEWNQYLDSYPDDAAGFSNRGNVRLVVGDVKGSIDDQNKAISLNPSEIDPYINRGIAEEALGLWSQAKKDYMFVISLESNNFSALYNLANVEGSTSHWDEARDLFSKAALYNPGFAMARSSLALADFQLGNIDEAEKELIKLIRRYPNFADARAALTALNWSNGEAGKAESNWIAVTELDPRYSDEEWLEKIRRWPPQPIKDLMNFIDLK
- a CDS encoding amidohydrolase, with product MNRDQLHKKIDSFNDELINLRRHIHEHPELSGLENQTAILISGFLKDIGWNVRESIGRTGVIADFGPQYKGIIGLRVDMDALPIFEETKLSFSSKVDGVMHACGHDLHISIGLGVAKIIKDLKLNFGTRIIFQPAEEIASGARWMIKDGATNGLTHIFGVHVYPDLSVGTIGIKEGSLTAAAGELNVEIKGKSGHGARPHEGVDAIWAASKVISGIQESITRKLDPLDPVVITFGKINGGNAFNVLAEKVNLIGTVRCTNRKVFTNIGNWLNENITSIANSCGADAKVIFREITPSVNNSSEINRVLRESGIKVLGQENVIELQKPSLGAEDFAEFLNEIPGAMFRLGVSNSNGCAPLHSSKFDPDERAIAVGIKVITESIVKLNSEITNKIDG
- a CDS encoding DUF3188 domain-containing protein, whose translation is MKINKRFVLSFVAPLMILISINGLIFRDSPRKIFYLPIGLMGILIILERDIKRQLDRKNILKKIKSYKKIK
- the thiC gene encoding phosphomethylpyrimidine synthase ThiC, whose protein sequence is MRSSWIKPRLGKDNVTQMNFARNGYITEEMDFVAKKENLPSSLIMEEVARGRLIIPANINHLNLEPMSIGIASRCKVNANIGASPNASDINEEVEKLKLAVKYGADTVMDLSTGGVNLDEVRQAIIQESPIPIGTVPVYQALESVHGSIDRLTEDDFLHIIEKHCQQGVDYQTIHAGLLIEHLPKVKGRITGIVSRGGGILAQWMLHHFKQNPLYTRFDDICEIFKKYDCTFSLGDSLRPGCLHDASDDAQLAELKTLGELTRRAWEHNVQVMVEGPGHVPMDQIEFNVRKQMEECSEAPFYVLGPLVTDISPGYDHISSAIGAAMAGWYGTSMLCYVTPKEHLGLPNAEDVREGLIAYKIAAHAADIARHRAGARDRDDELSHARYNFDWNKQFELSLDPERAKQYHDETLPEEIFKKAEFCSMCGPKHCPMNSKISDESLDQLKDKLEECNTSV